Proteins from a genomic interval of Aquabacterium sp. J223:
- a CDS encoding helix-turn-helix domain-containing protein translates to MIDYGQFCTVARGAEVFGERWTPLVVRELLCGSTRFNDIRRGVPRMSASLLAQRLRRLEEIGVVKRVARTAGGPAEYHLTGAGEELRPIVMALGEWGARWIGSRLKRGQLDAGFLMWDIRRFVRLDEFPRDRPVHIHFRFTDAHAGERRWWLVVEGGSADLCRDDPGPEPTLVVESTVLALTEIWTGDRDALDAVESRAVRVRGGARDARDLWRWLGRSAFADAREACRTAR, encoded by the coding sequence ATGATCGACTACGGTCAGTTCTGCACCGTCGCCCGCGGCGCCGAGGTGTTCGGCGAACGCTGGACGCCCCTGGTCGTGCGCGAGCTGCTGTGCGGCAGCACGCGCTTCAACGACATCCGGCGGGGCGTGCCGCGCATGTCGGCGTCGCTGCTGGCGCAGCGGCTGCGCCGGCTCGAGGAGATCGGCGTCGTCAAGCGCGTGGCGAGGACGGCCGGCGGGCCCGCCGAGTACCACCTGACCGGCGCCGGCGAGGAGCTGCGCCCCATCGTCATGGCGCTCGGCGAGTGGGGCGCGCGCTGGATCGGCAGCCGCCTCAAGCGTGGCCAGCTCGACGCCGGCTTCCTGATGTGGGACATCCGCCGCTTCGTTCGCCTTGACGAGTTCCCGCGCGATCGTCCGGTGCACATCCACTTCCGCTTCACCGATGCACACGCCGGCGAGCGCCGCTGGTGGCTGGTCGTGGAGGGCGGCAGTGCCGACCTGTGCCGCGACGACCCCGGGCCCGAGCCCACGTTGGTCGTCGAGTCGACGGTGCTGGCGCTGACCGAGATCTGGACGGGCGACCGTGATGCCCTCGACGCCGTGGAAAGCCGTGCGGTCCGCGTGCGAGGCGGTGCGCGAGACGCGCGCGACCTGTGGCGCTGGCTTGGTCGCAGCGCCTTCGCCGACGCGCGGGAGGCCTGCCGCACTGCACGGTGA
- a CDS encoding class I SAM-dependent methyltransferase: MNPVLQPSRPATPAAFDAEKFKTTTRAQWQSAADAWHRWGPFIGRWLGDATEAMFEMARVGPGCRVLDVAAGAGEQSLAAARRVGAGGHVLCTDIAPALLAHAQRDAQAAGLGRIVATRELDGEALATLPAASFDVVISRVGLIYFPDQQRALAGMRHALKPGGRVAAIVYSTPDRNGFFSIPVSIIRERARLPPPLPGQPGPFSLGGDGVLEAAFAKAGFKDISVRRIPSPATLPSAAECVRFERESFGALHQMMSALDEPQRAQVWHDIEVALASFETRDGFVGPCEMLVGVGVA, from the coding sequence ATGAACCCCGTGCTGCAACCTTCCAGGCCGGCCACCCCGGCCGCCTTCGACGCAGAGAAGTTCAAGACGACGACACGCGCGCAGTGGCAGAGTGCGGCGGACGCATGGCACCGCTGGGGTCCGTTCATCGGCCGCTGGCTGGGAGACGCCACGGAGGCGATGTTCGAGATGGCGCGCGTCGGTCCCGGATGCCGGGTTCTCGATGTCGCGGCCGGGGCGGGCGAGCAGTCGCTCGCGGCGGCGCGCCGCGTCGGTGCCGGCGGCCACGTGCTCTGCACGGACATCGCCCCGGCGCTGCTGGCCCACGCCCAACGCGATGCGCAGGCGGCCGGCCTCGGCCGCATCGTCGCGACGCGGGAACTCGACGGCGAGGCGCTCGCGACCCTGCCGGCGGCCTCGTTCGATGTCGTGATCAGCCGCGTCGGACTGATCTACTTCCCCGACCAGCAACGGGCACTGGCCGGCATGAGGCACGCGCTCAAGCCGGGCGGCCGCGTCGCCGCGATCGTCTACTCGACACCCGACCGCAATGGCTTCTTCTCGATCCCCGTGAGCATCATCCGCGAGCGCGCCCGGCTGCCGCCACCGCTTCCCGGTCAGCCCGGCCCCTTCTCCCTCGGCGGCGACGGCGTGCTCGAGGCCGCGTTCGCGAAGGCGGGATTCAAGGACATTTCGGTGCGACGGATCCCCTCGCCCGCAACGCTGCCCAGCGCGGCGGAGTGCGTGCGCTTCGAGCGCGAGTCCTTCGGCGCGCTTCACCAGATGATGTCCGCGCTCGATGAGCCGCAGCGCGCGCAGGTCTGGCACGACATCGAGGTCGCGCTGGCCTCGTTCGAGACCAGGGATGGCTTCGTCGGCCCCTGCGAGATGCTGGTGGGCGTCGGGGTGGCGTGA
- a CDS encoding hemerythrin domain-containing protein: MREPVEHDACELLDADHLAVKHLFVEYARLAYGGDTPAADGRAAIALRICDELTVHAQIEEEIFYPALRDALPATADVVAEAEDEHAQAKALIAEIRGLGTPGDLMDQRVADLARVVEDHVKEERDELFPKARGNPGLDLRELGLALRARQQALEQEQGRNAAPA; encoded by the coding sequence ATGCGAGAACCCGTCGAACACGACGCCTGCGAACTGCTCGACGCCGACCACCTGGCGGTCAAGCACCTGTTCGTCGAATACGCGCGCCTGGCTTACGGCGGCGACACGCCGGCCGCCGACGGCCGCGCCGCCATCGCCCTCAGGATCTGCGACGAGCTGACGGTGCACGCGCAGATCGAGGAAGAGATCTTCTACCCGGCGCTGCGCGACGCGCTGCCGGCCACCGCCGACGTGGTGGCCGAGGCCGAGGACGAACACGCCCAGGCCAAGGCGCTGATCGCGGAGATCCGTGGCCTCGGCACACCCGGCGACCTGATGGACCAGCGGGTGGCCGACCTGGCGCGCGTCGTCGAGGACCACGTGAAGGAGGAACGCGACGAGCTGTTCCCCAAGGCCCGCGGCAATCCCGGCCTGGACCTGCGCGAACTCGGGCTCGCCCTGCGCGCGCGGCAGCAGGCACTGGAGCAGGAACAGGGGCGGAACGCGGCGCCGGCCTGA
- a CDS encoding catalase, translated as MPKSTKTPAKPAKRAAAKSAARNTDSGPSAVTAATFDAASRKMAQVEDMVAAMPDNPNKAAEHGFANGVRPPQGASVSPPSRMAVGSTLSEDNASAKTGSVAPEGVNATIDTLDRVRVDAAGRRLTTNQGVPVADNQNSLKAGLRGPVLLEDFILREKITHFDHERIPERIVHARGSGAHGFFECYDALTDITRAAPFQAAGKVTPVFVRFSTVQGERGSKDTARDVRGFAVKFYTDEGNWDLVGNNIPVFFIQDAMKFPDLVHAVKPEPHHQMPQAASAHDTFWDFVSLMPESTHMLMWVMSDRAIPRSYATMQGFGVHTFRMVNAQGDSVFVKFHWTPKAGTHSLVWDEAVKISGADPDYHRRDLWERIESGHYPEYELGLQVFTEEQAEAFSFDILDATKVVPEELVPIRPVGRMVLNRNPDNFFAETEQVAFCTAHVVPGLDFSNDPLLAGRIHSYVDTQISRLGGPNFHEIPINAPVAPVHNNQRDGLHRQAIHRGRVSYEPNSLGGGCPFQAGAAQGFVSVPARLQATEDQAKVRAKPEKFADHYTQARLFFDSQTPVEQDHIANAFRFELSKVTVPAIRHRTVAMLRNASEALAKKVAMGLGIDPLPDPLPPALAQPAEPEVTKSPALSLMARPGDGSLGGRKVAILVAPGVHGASVSAVQAALVEAGAVARLVGTRIGRMPTADGDTLDADASLENEPGFLFDGLVLPDGDEGVAALAQDGHTMEFIRDQFRHCKTILSIGASRALLAQAGLPASLQKAHAQGTSGLLFANADQADDAASAFIAGLARHRHFGREMDPPLL; from the coding sequence ATGCCCAAGTCCACCAAGACCCCTGCCAAGCCGGCCAAGCGCGCGGCCGCGAAATCCGCCGCCCGCAACACCGACAGCGGACCGAGCGCCGTCACCGCCGCCACCTTCGACGCGGCCAGCCGCAAGATGGCGCAGGTGGAGGACATGGTCGCCGCCATGCCCGACAACCCGAACAAGGCCGCCGAGCACGGTTTCGCCAACGGCGTGCGACCGCCGCAGGGCGCGAGCGTCAGCCCGCCGTCGCGGATGGCCGTCGGCAGCACGCTGTCGGAGGACAACGCCTCGGCCAAGACCGGCAGCGTCGCGCCCGAGGGCGTCAACGCGACGATCGACACCCTCGACCGCGTCCGCGTGGATGCGGCCGGGCGTCGCCTCACGACCAACCAGGGCGTGCCGGTCGCCGACAACCAGAACTCGCTGAAGGCCGGCCTGCGCGGCCCGGTGCTGCTGGAGGACTTCATCCTCCGCGAGAAGATCACCCACTTCGACCACGAGCGCATCCCCGAGCGCATCGTGCACGCCCGCGGCTCCGGCGCGCACGGCTTCTTCGAGTGCTACGACGCGCTGACCGACATCACCCGCGCGGCGCCGTTCCAGGCCGCCGGCAAGGTCACGCCGGTGTTCGTCCGCTTCTCCACCGTGCAGGGCGAACGCGGGTCGAAGGACACCGCGCGCGACGTGCGCGGCTTCGCGGTCAAGTTCTACACCGACGAAGGCAACTGGGACCTGGTGGGCAACAACATCCCGGTGTTCTTCATCCAGGACGCGATGAAGTTCCCGGACCTCGTGCACGCGGTCAAGCCCGAGCCGCACCACCAGATGCCGCAGGCGGCCAGCGCGCACGACACCTTCTGGGACTTCGTCTCGCTGATGCCCGAGTCCACCCACATGCTGATGTGGGTGATGAGCGATCGCGCCATCCCGCGCAGCTACGCCACGATGCAGGGCTTCGGCGTGCACACCTTCCGCATGGTCAATGCGCAGGGCGACTCGGTGTTCGTCAAGTTCCACTGGACGCCCAAGGCCGGCACGCATTCGCTGGTGTGGGACGAGGCGGTGAAGATCTCCGGCGCCGACCCCGACTACCACCGGCGCGACCTGTGGGAGCGCATCGAGTCCGGCCACTACCCCGAGTACGAGCTGGGCCTGCAGGTCTTCACCGAGGAGCAGGCGGAAGCCTTCAGCTTCGACATCCTCGACGCGACGAAGGTCGTGCCGGAGGAACTGGTTCCCATCCGGCCGGTCGGCCGCATGGTGCTGAACCGCAACCCCGACAACTTCTTCGCCGAGACGGAGCAGGTGGCCTTCTGCACCGCGCACGTCGTGCCGGGCCTGGACTTCTCCAACGACCCGCTGCTGGCCGGCCGCATCCACTCGTACGTCGACACGCAGATCTCGCGGCTGGGCGGCCCGAACTTCCACGAGATCCCGATCAACGCTCCGGTGGCGCCGGTGCACAACAACCAGCGCGACGGCCTGCACCGCCAGGCCATCCACCGCGGCCGCGTGTCCTACGAGCCCAATTCGCTGGGCGGCGGCTGCCCGTTCCAGGCCGGCGCGGCGCAGGGCTTCGTGTCGGTGCCGGCACGGCTGCAGGCCACCGAGGACCAGGCCAAGGTGCGCGCCAAGCCGGAGAAGTTCGCCGACCACTACACGCAGGCGCGGCTGTTCTTCGACAGCCAGACGCCGGTCGAACAGGACCACATCGCCAACGCCTTCCGCTTCGAGTTGTCGAAGGTGACGGTGCCGGCGATCCGGCACCGCACGGTGGCGATGCTGCGCAATGCCTCCGAGGCGCTGGCGAAAAAGGTGGCGATGGGGCTGGGCATCGACCCCCTGCCCGACCCGCTGCCACCGGCGCTGGCGCAGCCGGCCGAGCCCGAGGTGACGAAGTCGCCGGCGCTGTCGCTGATGGCGCGGCCGGGGGACGGCTCGCTGGGCGGCCGCAAGGTGGCGATCCTGGTCGCGCCCGGCGTCCATGGGGCGTCGGTGTCGGCCGTGCAGGCCGCGCTGGTCGAGGCCGGCGCCGTCGCGCGGCTGGTCGGCACCCGCATCGGCCGCATGCCCACGGCCGACGGCGACACGCTGGACGCGGACGCGTCGCTGGAGAACGAACCCGGCTTCCTGTTCGACGGGCTGGTGCTGCCCGACGGCGACGAGGGCGTGGCCGCGCTGGCGCAGGACGGCCACACGATGGAGTTCATCCGCGACCAGTTCAGGCACTGCAAGACCATCCTGTCGATCGGTGCGTCCCGCGCCCTGCTGGCGCAGGCCGGCCTGCCGGCGAGCCTGCAGAAGGCCCACGCGCAGGGCACGAGCGGGCTGCTGTTCGCGAACGCCGACCAGGCCGACGACGCCGCGAGCGCGTTCATCGCCGGCCTGGCGCGGCACCGCCATTTCGGCCGCGAGATGGACCCGCCGCTGCTCTGA
- a CDS encoding helix-turn-helix domain-containing protein: MRSPLRMDDGDSLSGELVSLLHQGAPAEDFAQRLAAAERLPDGRPGKSTLVETVRMAMAVRNRLELQQQRERGMLAVIESAQDLSSRLDLQELLSTIVSRARHLLGSDVAWLSVYEPEPGEFRVVVADGALAQGTSGMVTRHDLGVASVVMSTRLPFTTPDYLHDKRFVHDARLDDTFRAEGIAALVGVPLVWKDDVIGLLFVADRYHRMHTAQSISILCTLATHGAVALKNARDFEQVRTALDRADQARAELERHVRNIQAAADAHEQMTSLLARGASLSTLCQSVAQLLGGSVLVLDEAAQVVSRGVAGGYDGAGAAAYSPHGPSSAALAQALRRSRQAGRSVPAFEADGESCRVMPVIGGEDVLGSILLFHRGGLEEVAVRTFERCSSVIGIVLLSQERMEATRSRDAAALLRSLVSPRQDEPALLANRAEGHGLNLSQPLALMLVEVDGVSAGFAARRLRALAPAGQVLVDDVDGLLVVLGAATQAHDLRQAMTTWARRELGAVHRGVLSRPVTGPAQLPALYATLKRSLAVLKRIGIQGQVVAQNELALYATLFETHDQSSLAEFLEATLGALLAHDRKRGTDLAATLLCYFDCNQNAKSAAQRLQIHVNTMRQRLATVEELLGHWGQATRALELHLALRLWHLSGRGEPAG; the protein is encoded by the coding sequence ATGCGAAGCCCTCTGCGGATGGACGACGGCGACAGCCTGAGCGGCGAACTGGTGAGCCTGCTGCACCAGGGCGCGCCGGCGGAGGACTTCGCCCAGCGCCTGGCCGCGGCCGAGCGCCTGCCCGATGGCCGGCCGGGCAAGTCGACGCTGGTGGAGACCGTGCGCATGGCGATGGCGGTGCGCAACCGCCTGGAGCTGCAGCAGCAGCGCGAGCGCGGCATGCTGGCGGTCATCGAGTCCGCGCAGGACCTGTCCAGCCGGCTCGACCTGCAGGAGCTGCTGAGCACCATCGTCTCGCGCGCGCGCCACCTGCTCGGCTCCGACGTCGCCTGGCTGTCGGTCTATGAGCCGGAGCCGGGGGAGTTCCGCGTCGTCGTCGCCGACGGCGCGCTGGCGCAGGGCACGTCGGGCATGGTCACCCGACACGACCTCGGCGTGGCGAGCGTGGTCATGTCGACGCGGCTGCCGTTCACCACGCCGGACTACCTGCACGACAAGCGCTTCGTCCACGACGCCCGGCTGGACGACACCTTCCGCGCCGAAGGCATCGCCGCGCTGGTGGGCGTGCCGCTGGTGTGGAAGGACGACGTCATCGGCCTGCTGTTCGTCGCCGACCGCTACCACCGCATGCACACCGCGCAGAGCATCTCCATCCTGTGCACGCTGGCCACCCACGGCGCGGTGGCGCTGAAGAACGCGCGCGACTTCGAGCAGGTCAGGACGGCGCTGGACCGGGCCGACCAGGCGCGCGCGGAGCTGGAGCGGCACGTGCGCAACATCCAGGCCGCCGCCGACGCGCACGAGCAGATGACTTCGCTGCTGGCACGCGGCGCGTCGCTGTCCACGCTGTGCCAGTCGGTGGCGCAGCTGCTCGGCGGCAGCGTGCTGGTGCTCGACGAGGCGGCCCAGGTGGTCAGCCGCGGCGTCGCCGGCGGCTACGACGGCGCGGGCGCCGCGGCCTATTCGCCCCACGGCCCGTCCAGCGCGGCGCTGGCCCAGGCCCTGCGCCGGTCGCGCCAGGCCGGGCGGTCGGTACCCGCCTTCGAGGCCGACGGCGAGTCCTGCCGGGTGATGCCGGTCATCGGCGGCGAGGACGTGCTGGGCTCGATCCTGCTCTTCCACCGCGGCGGCCTGGAGGAGGTGGCCGTGCGCACCTTCGAACGCTGCTCCAGCGTCATCGGCATCGTGCTGCTGTCGCAGGAGCGCATGGAGGCCACGCGCAGCCGCGATGCCGCGGCGCTGCTGCGCTCGCTGGTCTCGCCGCGGCAGGACGAGCCGGCGCTGCTGGCCAACCGGGCCGAGGGCCACGGCCTGAACCTGTCGCAGCCGCTGGCGCTGATGCTGGTCGAGGTCGACGGCGTCAGCGCCGGCTTCGCCGCGCGGCGGCTGCGCGCCCTGGCCCCGGCCGGTCAGGTGCTGGTGGACGACGTCGACGGGCTGCTCGTGGTGCTGGGCGCGGCCACGCAGGCGCACGACCTGCGGCAGGCGATGACCACCTGGGCCCGGCGCGAACTGGGCGCGGTGCACCGCGGCGTGCTGTCGCGCCCGGTCACCGGCCCCGCCCAGCTGCCTGCGCTGTACGCCACGCTCAAGCGGTCGCTGGCGGTGCTCAAGCGCATCGGCATCCAGGGCCAGGTGGTGGCGCAGAACGAGCTGGCGCTGTACGCCACGCTGTTCGAGACCCACGACCAGTCCAGCCTGGCCGAGTTCCTCGAAGCCACCCTCGGCGCCCTGCTGGCGCACGACCGCAAGCGGGGCACCGACCTGGCCGCCACCCTGCTGTGCTACTTCGATTGCAACCAGAACGCCAAGAGCGCCGCGCAGCGGCTGCAGATCCACGTCAACACGATGCGCCAGCGGCTGGCGACGGTGGAGGAACTGCTCGGCCACTGGGGGCAGGCGACGCGGGCGCTGGAGCTGCACCTCGCGCTGAGGTTGTGGCACCTGAGCGGTCGCGGGGAGCCGGCCGGCTGA
- a CDS encoding SDR family oxidoreductase gives MPILDSLRPTPNLRVLVTAGASGIGAVVARAFHEAGAQVHVCDVDRAALDRLSREVPGITGSMADAAVAADVDLVFDDVQGTLGGLDVLVNNAGIAGPTGPIEGIEGADWERTVAVNLNSQYYFARRAVPMLKQSRAGPVLIAMGSVAGRLGYPFRTPYASTKWAIVGLMKSLAIELGPSGIRVNAILPGTVEGERMRSVIAARAAALGLSADAVREQYLNKISLRRMVTAEDVAALALFLCSPAARNLSGQAISVDGNVEYL, from the coding sequence ATGCCCATCCTCGACTCCCTGCGCCCCACGCCGAACCTGCGTGTCCTCGTCACCGCCGGTGCCAGCGGCATCGGGGCGGTGGTCGCCCGCGCCTTCCATGAAGCCGGTGCCCAGGTGCACGTCTGCGACGTCGACCGCGCGGCGCTGGACCGGTTGAGCCGCGAGGTGCCGGGCATCACCGGCAGCATGGCCGACGCGGCCGTGGCGGCCGACGTGGACCTGGTGTTCGACGACGTGCAGGGCACGCTGGGCGGCCTCGACGTGCTGGTCAACAACGCCGGCATCGCCGGTCCGACCGGCCCGATCGAGGGCATCGAGGGCGCCGACTGGGAGCGCACCGTGGCCGTCAACCTCAACAGCCAGTACTACTTCGCGCGGCGCGCGGTGCCGATGCTGAAGCAGTCGCGCGCCGGCCCGGTGTTGATCGCCATGGGGTCGGTGGCCGGCCGCCTGGGCTACCCCTTCCGCACGCCCTACGCCTCGACCAAGTGGGCCATCGTCGGGCTGATGAAGTCGCTGGCCATCGAGCTCGGGCCGTCCGGCATCCGCGTCAACGCCATCCTCCCCGGCACGGTCGAAGGCGAGCGCATGCGCTCGGTCATCGCCGCGCGCGCGGCGGCCCTGGGCCTGAGCGCGGACGCCGTGCGCGAGCAGTACCTGAACAAGATCTCGCTGCGCCGCATGGTGACCGCGGAAGACGTGGCGGCCCTGGCGCTGTTCCTGTGTTCGCCGGCCGCACGCAACCTGAGCGGCCAGGCCATCAGCGTGGACGGCAACGTGGAATACCTCTGA
- a CDS encoding branched-chain amino acid ABC transporter substrate-binding protein, whose translation MPIRPLATTVPALLLCAAAQAAPVKIAVLETLSGPQAASGQAYRAAVRYTVDRLNAAGGWNGQPVQLVEYDNQGGPAGAADKLKAAIADGVQIVVQGASSAIGGQITEDVRKHNLRNPGKEIVYINVGAEALELTGEKCNFHHFRMAGNAQVRGKALVAAMKQANALGSKVYAINQNYSWGQDMEKAIVDNAGAGGYQVVDKTLHDVNKVQDFAPYVAKISSSQADAVLTGNWSNDLLLLMKASKAAGLKARFGTVYLDQPGNLSNAGDTAVGHFVVHTFNPEAGGAEGERFVKDYTAKTGRPPVFIEPQTVFGLEMVADALKRTKPAGGGALDVNAFARNLETAKVKTPIGEMSMRASDHQALLPLVVSTVTKDAKYKVDDTDMGFKPVKVFSAEEAAVPAQASCKMQRPN comes from the coding sequence ATGCCGATCCGACCCCTCGCCACCACCGTGCCCGCCCTGCTGCTGTGCGCCGCCGCCCAGGCCGCGCCGGTGAAGATCGCCGTGCTGGAGACGCTCTCCGGCCCGCAGGCGGCTTCCGGCCAGGCCTACCGCGCGGCGGTGCGCTACACCGTCGACCGCCTCAACGCCGCCGGCGGCTGGAACGGCCAGCCGGTGCAGCTGGTCGAGTACGACAACCAGGGCGGCCCGGCCGGCGCGGCGGACAAGCTCAAGGCGGCCATCGCCGACGGCGTGCAGATCGTCGTGCAGGGCGCGTCGTCGGCCATCGGCGGCCAGATCACCGAGGACGTTCGCAAGCACAACCTGCGCAACCCCGGCAAGGAGATCGTCTACATCAACGTCGGCGCCGAGGCGCTGGAGCTCACCGGCGAGAAGTGCAACTTCCACCACTTCCGCATGGCCGGCAACGCCCAGGTGCGCGGCAAGGCGCTGGTGGCCGCGATGAAGCAGGCCAACGCGCTGGGCAGCAAGGTCTACGCCATCAACCAGAACTACTCCTGGGGCCAGGACATGGAGAAGGCCATCGTGGACAACGCCGGCGCCGGCGGCTACCAGGTGGTCGACAAGACGCTGCACGACGTCAACAAGGTGCAGGACTTCGCGCCCTACGTGGCCAAGATCTCCAGCTCGCAGGCCGACGCGGTGCTCACCGGCAACTGGTCGAACGACCTGCTGCTGCTGATGAAGGCGTCCAAGGCCGCGGGGCTGAAGGCGCGCTTCGGCACGGTATACCTCGACCAGCCGGGCAACCTGTCCAACGCCGGCGACACGGCGGTCGGCCACTTCGTCGTGCACACCTTCAACCCCGAGGCCGGCGGCGCCGAGGGCGAGCGCTTCGTCAAGGACTACACCGCCAAGACCGGCCGCCCGCCGGTGTTCATCGAACCGCAGACGGTGTTCGGGCTGGAGATGGTGGCCGATGCGCTCAAGCGCACCAAGCCGGCCGGCGGCGGCGCGCTGGACGTCAACGCCTTCGCCCGCAACCTGGAGACCGCGAAGGTGAAGACGCCGATCGGCGAGATGAGCATGCGCGCGTCCGACCACCAGGCGCTGCTGCCGCTGGTGGTGTCCACCGTGACCAAGGACGCCAAGTACAAGGTCGACGACACCGACATGGGCTTCAAGCCGGTGAAGGTGTTCAGCGCCGAGGAGGCGGCGGTGCCGGCGCAGGCCAGCTGCAAGATGCAGCGCCCGAACTGA
- a CDS encoding branched-chain amino acid ABC transporter permease has protein sequence MDTLVFSLLNGVVYGLLLFMVSAGLTLIFGMMGVLNFAHASFYMLGAYFAYTLQGLVGFAAAVVLATVLAGAVGVAVERWFLRRVHRHGHAHELLLTFGLSFIIAEAIKLVFGNYPVDYRIPKAMDVAAFTLGGQQYPAYRLLMGGVAIVMFALVYLLLTRTRVGIVVRSAIYRPRMAEALGHNVQRVFMAVFGVGAALAGLAGAVAGAFYTTSPNMALEIGVMVFVIVVVGGLGSLGGAMLASLLIGVMTSLAVSVDASLADLLRPLGAHDWAEGVGGLLTLKLSSLAATLPFALMLLVLLVRPSGLMGEKA, from the coding sequence ATGGACACGCTGGTCTTCTCGCTGCTCAACGGGGTCGTCTACGGCCTGCTGCTGTTCATGGTGTCGGCCGGGCTGACGCTCATCTTCGGGATGATGGGCGTGCTCAACTTCGCGCACGCCTCGTTCTACATGCTGGGCGCGTACTTCGCCTACACGCTGCAGGGGCTGGTGGGCTTCGCCGCGGCGGTGGTGCTGGCCACGGTGCTGGCCGGCGCCGTCGGCGTGGCGGTGGAGCGCTGGTTCCTGCGCCGGGTGCACCGCCACGGCCATGCGCACGAGCTGCTGCTCACCTTCGGCCTGTCGTTCATCATCGCCGAGGCCATCAAGCTGGTCTTCGGCAACTACCCGGTCGACTACCGCATCCCCAAGGCGATGGACGTCGCGGCCTTCACGCTGGGCGGTCAGCAGTACCCGGCCTACCGGCTGCTGATGGGCGGCGTGGCGATCGTCATGTTCGCCCTCGTCTACCTGCTGCTGACGCGCACCCGGGTCGGCATCGTGGTGCGCTCGGCCATCTACCGCCCGCGCATGGCCGAGGCGCTGGGCCATAACGTGCAGCGGGTGTTCATGGCGGTGTTCGGCGTCGGCGCGGCACTCGCCGGGCTGGCCGGGGCGGTGGCCGGCGCCTTCTACACCACCAGCCCCAACATGGCGCTCGAGATCGGCGTCATGGTCTTCGTCATCGTGGTCGTCGGCGGGCTGGGCTCGCTGGGCGGGGCGATGCTGGCCTCGCTGCTGATCGGCGTCATGACGTCGCTGGCGGTGTCGGTGGACGCCAGCCTGGCCGACCTGTTGCGGCCGCTGGGCGCGCACGACTGGGCCGAGGGCGTGGGCGGGCTGCTGACGCTGAAGCTGTCCAGCCTGGCGGCCACGCTGCCCTTCGCGCTGATGCTGCTGGTGCTGCTGGTGCGCCCTTCGGGGCTGATGGGCGAGAAGGCCTGA
- a CDS encoding branched-chain amino acid ABC transporter permease, with translation MKPLLLWTAGGVAVLAALPALLPAGLLNASIQMLIAALFACAYSLLSGRAGMLSFGHAAYFGAGAFATVHAMNALGGAGLLPTPLLPLVGAVVGLGVGLVAGWFATQRSGTTFAMITLAIAELLHALAPQLKGWFGGESGISSMRMPAWGFTFGSTTEVYYLTLAWVLVSLAALYWHALTPMGRLTLALRENAHRLRFLGYDVHGLGVSAFAISAMFSGVAGALQVVNQEAVNYVVFDAHVSASVVLNSYIGGVGSFLGPALGAAIMTFFGYAVSDATQSWLLYQGVLFVLVMMFMPAGLTGLVSGAARGVQRHGLAAVLPSALLWALAALLLAAGVVFTVELLQRLFSQDYRSLARMAGAAPPIVLFGRPWPPAAVATWGVPLLLLGAGAAVAWAARGRTAALGTLREPKPAAPAVTPGKEVLS, from the coding sequence ATGAAACCCCTCCTGCTGTGGACCGCCGGCGGTGTCGCGGTGCTGGCGGCGCTGCCCGCGCTGCTGCCCGCGGGGCTGCTCAACGCCAGCATCCAGATGCTGATCGCCGCGCTGTTCGCCTGTGCCTACAGCCTGCTCAGCGGGCGTGCCGGCATGCTGTCCTTCGGCCATGCCGCCTACTTCGGCGCTGGCGCCTTCGCCACCGTGCACGCGATGAACGCCCTCGGCGGTGCCGGCCTGCTGCCCACGCCGCTGCTGCCGCTGGTGGGCGCGGTGGTCGGCCTGGGCGTGGGGCTGGTGGCGGGCTGGTTCGCCACCCAGCGCAGCGGCACCACCTTCGCCATGATCACGCTGGCGATCGCCGAGCTGCTGCACGCGCTGGCGCCGCAGCTCAAGGGCTGGTTCGGCGGCGAGTCGGGCATCAGCAGCATGCGCATGCCGGCCTGGGGCTTCACCTTCGGCTCGACCACCGAGGTCTACTACCTGACGCTGGCCTGGGTGCTGGTGTCGCTGGCGGCGCTGTACTGGCATGCGCTGACGCCGATGGGGCGGCTGACGCTGGCGCTGCGCGAGAACGCGCACCGGCTGAGGTTCCTCGGCTACGACGTGCACGGGCTGGGCGTGTCGGCCTTCGCCATCTCGGCGATGTTCTCCGGCGTGGCCGGCGCGCTGCAGGTGGTCAACCAGGAGGCGGTGAACTACGTGGTGTTCGACGCCCACGTGTCGGCCTCGGTGGTGCTCAACAGCTACATCGGCGGCGTCGGCAGCTTCCTGGGGCCGGCGCTGGGCGCGGCGATCATGACCTTCTTCGGCTACGCGGTGTCGGACGCCACGCAGTCGTGGCTGCTCTACCAGGGCGTGCTGTTCGTGCTGGTGATGATGTTCATGCCCGCGGGGCTGACCGGGCTGGTCAGCGGCGCGGCGCGCGGCGTGCAGCGCCACGGCTTGGCCGCGGTGCTGCCCTCGGCGCTGCTGTGGGCGCTGGCCGCGCTGCTGCTGGCCGCGGGCGTGGTGTTCACGGTGGAGCTGCTGCAGCGGCTGTTCTCGCAGGACTACCGCTCGCTGGCGCGCATGGCCGGGGCGGCGCCGCCGATCGTGCTGTTCGGCCGGCCCTGGCCGCCGGCAGCGGTGGCGACCTGGGGCGTGCCGCTGCTGCTGCTGGGCGCCGGGGCGGCGGTGGCCTGGGCCGCGCGCGGGCGCACCGCGGCGCTGGGGACGCTGCGCGAGCCAAAGCCCGCCGCGCCCGCGGTCACGCCAGGCAAGGAGGTGCTGTCGTGA